DNA sequence from the Vicia villosa cultivar HV-30 ecotype Madison, WI linkage group LG3, Vvil1.0, whole genome shotgun sequence genome:
ttccgaTGTTTGTGGACCAATGCAAGTAGAGACATATGGCGGCAATCGATATTTTGTTACGTTTATTGACGATTTTAGTAGGAAGCTTTGGACTTATCTTATTAAGAGAAAGGATGAGGTATTTGGAGTGTTCAAGAGTTTCAAATCCATGGTGGAGCGTCAAAGCGGCCGGaagctcaaaattctcaaaacggatggtggaggtgaataTACCTCTAGTGAATTTGGGAAGTTTTGTGATCTTGAGGGTATTGTGTGTGAGGTGGTGCCTCCATATACGCCTCAACAAAACGGGGCTGCCGAGAGGAAAAATCGTACAATAATGAACATGGTGCATAGCATGCTTTGTGGGAAGAAGTTACCTAAAGAATTGTGGGGTGAGGCCGTATCTACAGCCACCTACTTGTTGAATAGGTGTCCTACTAAGAAGCTGGAGAAAATCACACCGGAAGAGGTTTGGAGTGGTTTCAAACCGAGTGTGGTTCATTTGCGTGTTTTTGGATCGATAGCATATCGTCATGTACCAAATCAACTTAGAAAGAAGTTGGATGATAAAGGTGAGAAATTGATATTTGTTGGATATCACTCTACTGGTGGTTACAAGCTGTTTGATGAGAAGAATCAGAAGATCGTGATAAGCCGGGACGTGATTTTTGATGAAATCAAAAGTGCAGAAACAGCAGCAGAAAATCAGCAGCAGCAGTTTTTTGAAATCTCTGATCCGGAGTTGTCTGATGCCGCTGTACCAGCACCTACAGCAGCTGAAAACAATGTTGTGAATGAGGGTAGACCAACAAGGCATAGAGGTATGCCTCAAAGACTCCGAGATTGTGAACTGTTCCGAGATAGTGAGATCAACAATGATGGTGATCTTATTCATTTCGCTTTAATGGCCGAATCCGAACCGGTAAATACGGAGGAGGCATTAAGCGATCCAAAATGGATGTGTGCAATGAAGGAAGAGTTGAAATCGATTGAGAAGAACAATACTTGGGTGTTGGTTGATTTACCGAAAGGTAAAAAGGCGATTGGTGTGAAATGGGTTTACAAAGTAAAAGCAAATCCGAAAGGCGAGATAATCAAGCATAAGGCTCGATTGGTAGCAAAGGGATTTTTGCAAAAGGAAGGCATAGACTTTGATGAGGTATTCACACCGGTTGCAAGGCATGAAACCATCCGGTTAGTTGTCGCGATTGCAAATAACAACAACTGGTCGttatatcaaatggacgtcaaatcGGCGTTTTTGAATGGTCCATTGGATGAGGAAGTGTATGTTGGACAGCCACCTGGTTTTGTGATACAAAATCAAGAGGAAAGGGTCTACAAATTAAGGAAGGCActctatggtttgaaacaagctccaagagcttggaacaaacgcaTAGATGTTTTTCTTATCAACATTGGTTTCAAGAAGTGTGTATCCGAACACGGTGTGTATGTGAAGTCGGATAAAAGAAAAGGAGTAATCATACTTTGTCTTTATGTGGACGATTTGTTGATTACGGGCAGTTGTGAAAAGTACATTTCAAAgttcaaagaagagcttatgGGGGAGTTTGAAATGAGTGATCTTGGCTCTATGAAATACTTCTTAGGCATAGAGTTCCAAAAGACAAAGTTGGGACTGCTCATGCATCAAAGAAGGTATGCAATGGAGATTTTGAAGAGGTGTGATATGGAGCATTGTAATGCTGCCACAACACCAGCCGAGGCACGCTTACAGCTGTCCAAGAGTGAAGAAGAGCAAGATGTGGATCCTACTCAATACCGGAGATTGATAGGATCATTGCGTTACTTATGCAATACGCGGCCAGATTTAGcgtttagtgtcggtattgcaAGTAGGTTCATGGAGAGGCCAAAGGTATCACACTTGGCTGCAGTTAAGAGAATCCTTAGATATGTGAAAGGTACTCTTGGCTGTGGAATTTTATTTCCTGCATTAGAAAAGGGCAGAAGTTGCGAGTTACTCGGATACACCGACTCCAATTGGTGCGGAGATAAGGACGATCGAAAATCTACAGCTGGTTATGTCTTTATGTTCGGCGGAGCACCAATCTCTTGGTGTTCTAAAAAAGAGCCGGTGGTTGCACTCTCTTCTTGTGAGGCGGAGTATATCGCAGCGTCGTTGTGTGCATGCCAAGCTGTGTGGCTTGTGAACCTGCTGTGTGAGCTGGACAGCAGTACGAGAGGAGCTGTTCTGTTGTTGGTGGACAACGTTTCGGCCATCAACCTTGCTAAGAATCCCATAGCACATGGGAGGAGTAAGCATATTGAGATGAGGTTCCATTACTTGAGAGATTTAGTAAGTTCTGGACAGTTACGTTTGAGCTACTGCAGAAGTGAAGAACAGGTCGCGGACTTGTTGACAAAAGCGGTTACGAATGATGTTTTCAAGCGACTCGTGATGAGGTTGGGCATGAAGAACATTGAGCATTTGACTTAAGGTGGTGTGTTGAATGATTAGAATAAGTCAAATGCAGTGTAATtggttttgaagtgtttttggagaATAGCTTATTTGAGAAGCTATTTTGGAAAAGCTGCCAGAATGCTGCAGGAAAAACCAGGAAAAATATTTCTGTTTTTAGGCTGTTTTTGTTTAGCTCTTGTTTGTTACTTTGTTTAGTGTTAGTAGGCACTATATATACATTTTGTAACATGTTGAATGAATTAATGCCATATGATTTTTTACCCTGTCAATTAATCTCTATTCTCTCTAAACTTGATCTTCCCCAATCCTACAATTTCACCAAAATTATCCATCACCTCCATTGATTCACATACAAGGTTTTGTGCTTGTTCTAACAGCACATTGACGCCATTTGAAATAGCGCATACACACATATTTTAACAGTTGGCACCGTTTGATATTGCGCATACTCTAGGGTGTACtgccaaacctagacactttagtttttagtaattttttttaaatataattatttaaattttttttctcatcCTACTATCCTTTACCGGACAAATTATATTTTAagctaaaaaaaaaataacttaattatATTTCAAGTTTAAAGGATGTGACGTGAATCACGTTATGTGAACATAATTCTATCCATACAAGTTTTTCTTATCCTACAGCTGGATGCAAATAATGAGAACAATTGAAAATCAGTGGTATACAGCAAACAAGTAGAATATCCTTTTAACAAATAACATTGATATACAAGTATAACTTTTAGAAAAAAGttactaaaaataaattataacataaaaacaataaacaaacaAGGTAAAATTATCCTTAATGTTATTGTTTGGTGACCATAATATTTTACATAGATCCATTGTAAAAGTCTTAAAGTTTACAAAAGAATAAGTCTCACtaatatatgaataaaaaattagtatcaagataaaaatttaaaaaatcttaTATATTCATAAAATCCTGTATGAATTTATAAGAAAAAACATTTATAGACCTAATATACTATGATATATACATCAATCTcttcaaataaaattatatatattaaattcattgcatttgtattaaaaaaatatttttatatatatatatatatatatatatatatatatatatatatatatatatatatatatatatatatatataaagtcagataaaaaagaatgatcaaataattatattaaataaaataaaaaaatagaaatatgtggtccattttttcttcaaaaatctttTATACTTCTACTACTTTTAGAAAAGATAAAATTTATCATCACTAAAGTTTCTTTTAAATGGTTGCTAAACAGCAGGAAATGCTGGTCCCATCCTTTAACCTAGAACATACccttataatattaataaatacttCATGCCATTGCCATAGTAAGTGATATTCATCGCAAAGCtttacaacaagaatcaaaacaaattaaaatgGTAACTGTTACAGCTTCTTATACTGTGATTCCACAAGAATCAACTCCTCAAGGTTGTTTATGGCTCTCTGATATAGATCAAGTTTCACGTTTCCGCCATACAACAACTATTTACATTTACAAACCAACACATAACCCAGAAAATGCCATAGAAACCTTGAAAAACTCTCTCTCCGAAATTCTAGTTCACTACTATCCTATGGCTGGTAGATTATGTTATACGGAAGGTGCTAGGTTAGAATTGAATCTCAATGCAAAAGGTGCTATTTTGCTTGAAGCTCAAACCACTAAAACTATTCATGATTTTGGTGACTTTTCACCTTCTGACTCCACCAAAGAGCTTGTTCCATTAATTGATTATACTCAACCCATTGAAGATATTCCATTATTTCTTGTGCAACTCACAAGGTTCCAAAATAATGATGAAGGCTTTGCAATTGGAGTTGCTTTTTTCCATCTTTTATCAGATGGACTTGGAGCCATTAGATTCATCAACTCATGGGCCAAAGTAGCTAGAGGAGAAACACTTGAGGCCAATGAGTTACCCTTTCTTGATAGAACATTACTCAAATTTTCACACACACCAGTAGAGCCACATTTTGAACACATGGAATTGAAGCCCCTTCCACTCATTCTAGGAAGAACAGACACAagtgaagaaagaaagaagaaaacttCAGCAACATTGTTGAGACTTTCACCGGAACAAGTTGAAGAGTTAAAGAAAAAAGCTAATGAATATGATATGAAGAAAAAAGGGTCTAGGGGTTTCAGTAGATTTGAAGCAATTGGTGCGCATATATGGAGATGTGCATCTAAGGCACGCGAGCTCGGAGAGAATCAACAAAGTGTTGTTAGATTCGGTGCTGATATTAGAAGCAGAATGATTCCACCTCTTCCTAAAAACTATTTTGGGAATGCTTTGACACAAACAGCAGCAAAAGGATATGTTGGAGAAATCACATCAAAAC
Encoded proteins:
- the LOC131656735 gene encoding hydroxycinnamoyl-CoA:piscidic acid hydroxycinnamoyltransferase-like, producing the protein MVTVTASYTVIPQESTPQGCLWLSDIDQVSRFRHTTTIYIYKPTHNPENAIETLKNSLSEILVHYYPMAGRLCYTEGARLELNLNAKGAILLEAQTTKTIHDFGDFSPSDSTKELVPLIDYTQPIEDIPLFLVQLTRFQNNDEGFAIGVAFFHLLSDGLGAIRFINSWAKVARGETLEANELPFLDRTLLKFSHTPVEPHFEHMELKPLPLILGRTDTSEERKKKTSATLLRLSPEQVEELKKKANEYDMKKKGSRGFSRFEAIGAHIWRCASKARELGENQQSVVRFGADIRSRMIPPLPKNYFGNALTQTAAKGYVGEITSKPLGDVSQMIREAIEFASDEFIRSQIDIIRGFEHLDDARALFLGGEGDKFPYVGNPNFHLTSWMTMPVYEADFGWGKPAYFGMASVFPHDRAVILRSPDEDGSVLVCLHFQIAHLELFKKFFYEDI